The Methanomassiliicoccus luminyensis B10 genome includes a window with the following:
- a CDS encoding adenine deaminase C-terminal domain-containing protein, translated as MLTYGDLIDEARADFINGFFVDVVRGEIYPACVNFRDGKIVRVERKESAPPYYILPGLIDAHVHIESSMLTPYRFAERAVAHGTTSVVANPNGAASVAGMEGIRYMVEDGRRTPLRFYYAAPSSTPSADAGTRGSEIGWKEVRAMLSRDDFVALGEIEDHHAVLDDDAETMAMIEVAREAGKPIDGHCPGLRGYELDRYVMSGISSEHSSVSPAEAAEKARRGMRIMVREGSSARDLKYMLLFAMENEHLLVTNDLRPSDLMEGHMDNVLRKAVAAGMNPMQAIRAVTLWPARHYKLPGGSLYLGSDADFIVVNDLTEFRVLETWIGGKQVASEGRALFEMAPSFTMGSGIVPINLRAGDLAVPAERGRERVRVIEVLPERVESGAGTAELYAYDGELQPDPSQDVLLMAVVSRYHGSGPAVAFVRGFGLRSGAIASSVAHDAHNLIGVGADPGSLAYALNEVAAQGGGYFAVDGERAYGLELPVGGLMSDRPAEEVAAGEKTMNEAVWGMGSRLYAPFAALSYQSLLSEPELKLSDRGLFDTVRGEYVDPVIGRRRIMLDQRAGAP; from the coding sequence ATGTTAACTTATGGCGACCTGATCGACGAGGCGAGGGCCGATTTCATCAACGGCTTCTTCGTGGACGTGGTCCGCGGAGAGATCTATCCTGCGTGCGTCAATTTCCGCGACGGGAAGATCGTCAGGGTGGAAAGGAAGGAGTCCGCGCCTCCCTACTACATCCTGCCCGGGCTGATAGACGCGCACGTGCACATCGAGTCGTCGATGCTCACGCCGTACCGCTTCGCCGAGAGGGCCGTGGCGCACGGGACGACCTCGGTGGTGGCGAACCCCAACGGGGCGGCCAGCGTGGCGGGGATGGAGGGCATAAGATACATGGTGGAGGACGGCAGGAGGACGCCGCTGCGCTTCTACTACGCCGCGCCTTCCAGCACGCCGTCCGCCGACGCCGGGACCAGGGGCTCGGAGATAGGATGGAAGGAAGTGCGGGCGATGCTCTCGCGCGACGACTTCGTGGCGCTGGGGGAGATCGAGGACCACCACGCGGTGCTGGATGACGACGCCGAAACGATGGCCATGATAGAGGTGGCGAGGGAGGCGGGGAAACCCATCGACGGCCACTGCCCCGGCCTGAGGGGGTACGAGCTTGACCGCTACGTCATGAGCGGCATCTCTTCCGAGCACTCCTCGGTGTCGCCGGCAGAGGCAGCGGAGAAGGCCCGCAGGGGGATGAGGATTATGGTGCGGGAGGGGAGCTCGGCGCGGGACCTGAAATACATGCTGCTATTCGCGATGGAGAACGAGCATCTCTTGGTGACCAACGACCTCCGCCCCTCGGACCTGATGGAGGGACATATGGACAACGTGCTCCGGAAGGCGGTGGCCGCGGGGATGAACCCCATGCAAGCGATACGCGCGGTGACCCTTTGGCCGGCGCGGCACTACAAGCTGCCCGGCGGCTCGCTGTATCTGGGAAGCGATGCCGACTTCATCGTGGTGAACGATCTGACGGAGTTCAGGGTGCTGGAGACCTGGATCGGGGGAAAGCAGGTGGCCAGCGAGGGGCGGGCCCTGTTCGAGATGGCGCCGTCCTTCACCATGGGCTCGGGCATCGTCCCCATCAACTTGCGGGCTGGCGACCTCGCCGTGCCGGCGGAGCGGGGGAGGGAGAGGGTGAGGGTGATCGAGGTATTGCCTGAGCGGGTGGAGAGCGGGGCGGGGACCGCCGAGCTGTACGCGTACGACGGTGAGCTGCAGCCAGACCCGTCGCAGGACGTCCTGCTCATGGCAGTGGTGAGCCGATACCACGGGTCCGGGCCGGCCGTGGCGTTCGTTCGGGGCTTCGGGCTTCGCTCCGGGGCTATAGCGTCATCCGTGGCCCACGACGCGCACAACCTCATCGGCGTGGGGGCGGACCCCGGGAGCCTGGCGTACGCCCTCAACGAGGTGGCGGCGCAGGGCGGAGGGTACTTTGCCGTGGACGGGGAGCGCGCCTATGGCCTGGAGCTCCCGGTGGGCGGGCTGATGAGCGACCGGCCGGCCGAGGAGGTCGCTGCCGGGGAGAAGACCATGAACGAGGCGGTGTGGGGCATGGGCTCCCGGCTGTACGCTCCGTTCGCCGCCCTGTCGTACCAATCTCTCCTTTCGGAACCGGAGCTGAAGCTCAGCGACAGGGGGCTGTTCGATACCGTCAGGGGAGAGTACGTCGACCCCGTCATCGGGCGGAGGAGGATCATGTTGGATCAGAGGGCGGGGGCGCCTTGA
- a CDS encoding phosphoribosyltransferase gives MLCDLLSVKKLYAVKTEHWGVTANLDGKALLTQELIADVANESVLVVDDITDTGESLMLAMAHLFKKQPAELKSATLLHITHSKIEPDFYAVEVPKEKWAWFIWPWNLHEDLRTLLPKTLYEPKTVPQIKKAFREQFHITVPESHIRMTLNDLAKRGAVRKNGKAWERKVA, from the coding sequence ATGCTCTGCGACCTGCTGAGCGTGAAGAAGCTGTACGCGGTCAAGACGGAGCATTGGGGGGTGACGGCGAACCTCGACGGCAAGGCCCTGCTGACGCAGGAGCTCATCGCCGACGTGGCCAACGAGAGCGTGCTGGTGGTCGATGACATCACCGACACCGGGGAGTCGCTCATGCTGGCTATGGCGCACCTGTTCAAGAAGCAGCCGGCCGAGCTGAAGAGCGCCACGCTGCTACACATCACCCACTCCAAGATCGAGCCCGACTTCTACGCTGTTGAGGTCCCCAAGGAGAAGTGGGCCTGGTTCATCTGGCCCTGGAACCTGCACGAGGACCTCAGGACACTGCTGCCAAAGACGCTGTATGAGCCGAAGACCGTCCCGCAGATCAAGAAGGCGTTCAGAGAGCAATTCCATATCACCGTGCCGGAAAGCCACATAAGGATGACGCTGAACGACCTGGCGAAGAGGGGAGCGGTGAGAAAGAACGGGAAGGCGTGGGAGAGGAAGGTGGCTTAA
- a CDS encoding cobaltochelatase subunit CobN, with protein MPLIITVASVSMPALAQVCRYAEKNKDSGFDFRIHYLGGGDGEHKDCIEEDVRNADLLLTDLMGASRETYSKVVRSAKACKGQRLAIGGMAPSLSRLGGYDAASFRMNRADEENLHRIGECWKRAEYQDIDYIFTSVLKNYLGQDHLPDVPCSEAREGVYIKDPVTLKEYGSADDYFEDLGSVPGGGRVVLTYSGNSYPTRSIEAVRMLFERMREFVDVLPIAMNSYNIRYVPMMRSLIGTPNLIVNVLPFRFMAGPMGGDSVSATELLRELDAPYLSPFFLTKTTREEWGSRKAGTNPMEFMLYIFLPELDGALCTIPLGFNEAVGRLEGYDLPVTEIAPLEDRVDRIVGKVRSYMRLRTKPNSEKKVAIISYNYPPGEGNLFGGSFLDGSGSISLILDMLTSEGYSTKAMPPDEIIDSFVRNGTLNEGQWMSPTDRMITYDGGGKHPDQVSRAWGRPPGRIMTENGRYMIPGTVNGNVFIGLQPPRVPGSEDVSGSYHDPDLPPHHQYMAMYEWIRDVFKADAIVHLGTHGTLEFLPGKESAASSECYPDMMMGDSVHIYIYYSGNPSEAMIAKRKSHACLVSYMPPPFVKSGTYGDLVELEEAIAEYRESIKTDIGRSEALRESIERKASGMRLPADIEELEDELVSIRESLIPKGLHRFGKAFDKEDAESYAIHAMGFPHDGVVPLESLPELDAHDVERIYREYNSDRTVPDVIKDHTEAIRSLEYEHSLVLRASRSDELDGLRRALEGRFIDVKPGGDAMKDPEVLPSGYNIVQFNPDRVPTMAGFERGRQAAEDTISQYEEVAGSYPCSVALVLWGLETSRTQGMTVGQICWYLGLRLVRTSGDFASRFEVVPLEELGRPRIDVTVSMCGFFRDMFPNLVPGLSQLFSIVSSLDEPEDLNYCKAGTRRNREFLRSKGYSGNELDDLSECRLFGPPRGEYGTSMTGIVNRSSWKDEGELGSSFTESLRYAYTHSSQGYDAKGLLEVNHREVQVVSQVRDSTDRELIDLDHYYEFLGGLSKAVEIARGGKRASVFVVDGSGSKVRTLGVRRSIERGVRTRLLNPKWIDGLLEVRYHGAQNINDRFENVLGLAATTGEVDSGVFSDMLKCYVEDQDMRRRVRENNNWAYMSMLSRLSEASSRGYWNATDKELELLNSAYMESEEMAEAETDRDS; from the coding sequence ATGCCCTTGATCATTACCGTGGCCTCGGTATCAATGCCTGCCCTTGCGCAGGTCTGCAGGTACGCTGAGAAGAACAAGGACAGCGGCTTCGATTTCCGGATCCATTACTTGGGCGGGGGCGATGGTGAGCACAAGGACTGCATAGAGGAGGATGTGAGGAACGCCGATCTGCTGCTCACCGACCTCATGGGCGCGTCCCGGGAAACATACTCCAAAGTGGTAAGATCGGCAAAGGCATGCAAAGGCCAGAGGCTGGCCATAGGGGGCATGGCGCCGTCGCTGAGCCGCTTGGGCGGTTACGACGCAGCCTCGTTCAGGATGAACAGGGCCGATGAGGAGAACCTGCACCGCATAGGGGAATGCTGGAAGCGCGCTGAATACCAGGACATAGATTATATCTTCACCTCGGTCCTCAAGAACTACCTTGGCCAGGACCACCTTCCGGACGTCCCCTGCTCGGAGGCCAGGGAAGGCGTGTACATAAAGGACCCCGTTACTCTCAAGGAATACGGGTCGGCCGACGACTACTTCGAGGACCTCGGCAGCGTGCCCGGAGGGGGGCGCGTCGTCCTGACGTACAGCGGCAACAGCTACCCGACCCGCAGCATCGAAGCGGTCCGCATGCTTTTCGAGAGGATGCGCGAGTTCGTTGATGTTCTTCCGATAGCCATGAACAGTTACAACATACGATATGTTCCGATGATGAGATCGCTGATCGGGACCCCCAATCTGATCGTCAACGTCCTTCCGTTCCGCTTCATGGCCGGACCGATGGGCGGGGACAGCGTATCGGCCACTGAACTCCTGCGAGAGCTGGATGCGCCATACCTCTCACCGTTCTTCCTGACGAAAACGACCAGGGAGGAATGGGGGTCCCGCAAAGCAGGAACGAACCCCATGGAATTCATGCTCTATATCTTCCTGCCGGAGCTGGACGGCGCGCTGTGCACCATCCCCCTCGGGTTCAACGAGGCCGTGGGCCGCCTGGAAGGATATGACCTCCCGGTCACGGAGATCGCCCCCTTGGAGGACCGAGTGGATCGCATCGTGGGAAAGGTCCGGAGCTACATGAGGCTCAGGACGAAGCCGAACAGCGAGAAAAAAGTGGCCATCATATCGTATAATTACCCTCCCGGCGAGGGCAACCTATTTGGCGGGTCCTTCCTCGACGGCTCCGGATCGATATCCTTGATACTGGACATGTTGACATCAGAAGGGTACAGCACGAAGGCCATGCCCCCCGACGAGATCATAGATTCCTTCGTGAGGAACGGGACCCTGAATGAAGGCCAGTGGATGTCCCCGACCGACAGGATGATAACATACGATGGGGGCGGGAAACACCCGGACCAGGTTTCTAGGGCCTGGGGGCGGCCGCCCGGCAGGATCATGACGGAGAACGGCAGGTACATGATCCCCGGGACGGTGAACGGGAACGTGTTCATAGGCCTCCAGCCGCCCCGCGTGCCGGGCTCGGAGGATGTCTCCGGGAGCTACCATGATCCGGACCTCCCCCCGCACCACCAGTATATGGCAATGTACGAGTGGATAAGGGATGTTTTCAAGGCCGATGCCATCGTGCATCTGGGAACTCACGGGACCTTGGAGTTCCTTCCCGGCAAGGAGTCCGCGGCATCCTCCGAATGCTATCCGGACATGATGATGGGCGACTCGGTCCACATATACATCTACTACTCCGGGAACCCCTCCGAGGCGATGATCGCGAAGAGGAAGTCCCATGCGTGCCTGGTGAGCTATATGCCGCCGCCGTTCGTAAAGAGCGGGACCTACGGCGACCTGGTAGAGCTGGAAGAGGCCATAGCGGAGTACCGGGAGAGCATCAAGACCGACATCGGCAGGAGCGAAGCACTCCGGGAGTCGATAGAGAGGAAGGCGTCGGGCATGCGCCTTCCCGCGGACATCGAGGAGCTTGAGGACGAGCTCGTATCGATACGCGAATCGCTTATTCCGAAGGGACTGCACAGGTTCGGGAAGGCCTTCGACAAAGAGGATGCCGAAAGCTACGCCATACATGCTATGGGGTTCCCTCACGACGGCGTTGTGCCTTTGGAGAGCCTGCCGGAGCTGGACGCCCATGATGTCGAGCGGATCTATCGCGAGTACAATTCGGACAGGACCGTTCCGGACGTCATAAAGGACCATACCGAGGCGATCAGGTCCCTGGAGTATGAGCACAGCCTCGTCCTCAGAGCGTCCAGGTCCGACGAGCTGGACGGCCTCCGAAGGGCATTGGAGGGCAGGTTCATCGACGTGAAGCCGGGCGGGGACGCCATGAAGGACCCGGAGGTCCTCCCATCGGGGTACAACATCGTTCAGTTCAATCCGGACCGCGTCCCCACAATGGCGGGCTTCGAGAGAGGCAGGCAGGCCGCGGAGGACACCATATCCCAGTACGAAGAGGTCGCCGGCAGCTATCCGTGTAGCGTGGCCCTGGTCCTCTGGGGGCTGGAGACCTCCCGCACCCAGGGAATGACAGTAGGGCAGATCTGCTGGTATCTCGGACTGAGGCTGGTCAGAACGTCCGGGGACTTTGCCAGCCGGTTCGAGGTGGTCCCGCTCGAGGAGCTGGGCCGCCCCAGGATAGATGTCACTGTGTCCATGTGCGGCTTCTTCAGGGACATGTTCCCGAACCTCGTCCCGGGGCTGAGCCAGCTGTTCTCGATCGTCAGCTCTCTGGACGAGCCCGAGGACCTCAACTACTGCAAGGCCGGAACACGCCGTAACCGCGAGTTCCTGAGGTCGAAGGGGTATAGCGGCAATGAGCTGGACGACCTGTCGGAGTGCAGATTGTTCGGTCCCCCCAGGGGCGAATACGGGACATCCATGACCGGCATCGTGAACAGGTCCTCGTGGAAAGACGAGGGCGAGCTCGGCAGCTCGTTCACGGAGAGCCTCCGCTACGCATACACCCACAGCTCGCAGGGGTACGACGCAAAGGGACTCCTGGAGGTCAACCACAGGGAGGTCCAGGTCGTGTCCCAGGTGAGGGACAGCACGGACCGGGAGCTGATCGACCTGGACCACTATTATGAGTTCCTCGGGGGGCTGTCCAAGGCGGTGGAGATCGCGCGCGGCGGGAAGAGAGCGTCGGTCTTCGTCGTCGACGGCAGCGGCAGCAAGGTAAGGACGCTGGGCGTCAGGAGGTCCATCGAGCGCGGGGTGCGCACAAGGCTGCTGAACCCAAAATGGATAGATGGCCTCCTGGAGGTCAGATATCACGGGGCGCAGAACATCAACGACCGCTTTGAGAACGTGCTCGGCCTCGCCGCCACCACCGGAGAGGTGGACAGCGGGGTCTTCAGCGACATGCTGAAGTGCTACGTCGAGGACCAAGACATGCGCAGGCGCGTCAGGGAGAACAATAACTGGGCCTACATGTCCATGCTGAGCAGGCTGTCCGAGGCCAGCTCCCGCGGGTATTGGAACGCGACGGACAAGGAGCTGGAGCTGCTCAACAGCGCGTACATGGAGTCGGAGGAGATGGCGGAGGCCGAGACGGACAGGGACAGCTGA
- a CDS encoding ABC transporter ATP-binding protein, translating to MILEVNGLSQGYGKDLVIDDISFTAKSGELLTILGPNGCGKSTLIKTLCSVYDPRKGTISIDGNDTRGMDTKELAKLIGYVPQSTTSFGYSTVYDLVLIGRRPYVEWTYSRDDLRIAADAMITMNVNMYLDKDVQELSGGQRQRAFIARALAQDPEFYIFDEPTSSFDLRNQLDTMRIMRNMIREKNACLIVALHDLNLAMRYSDRVMVLNDSKVYDIGTPENVITPKMIKDVYGVTADIAEDRHGRFVRSYDSETDAMADRA from the coding sequence ATGATCCTAGAAGTGAATGGCCTCAGCCAGGGGTACGGGAAAGATCTGGTCATCGATGATATAAGCTTCACCGCAAAGAGCGGGGAACTCCTGACCATCCTGGGGCCGAACGGCTGCGGGAAGTCGACCCTGATAAAGACGCTGTGCAGCGTATACGATCCCAGGAAGGGGACCATAAGCATCGACGGTAACGACACGCGGGGAATGGACACTAAGGAGCTGGCAAAGCTCATCGGCTATGTCCCTCAGAGCACCACGAGCTTCGGGTACTCCACCGTATACGATCTCGTGCTGATCGGCAGGAGGCCGTACGTCGAATGGACGTACTCCCGGGACGATCTGAGGATCGCGGCGGACGCCATGATCACCATGAACGTGAACATGTACCTCGACAAGGACGTCCAGGAACTGTCCGGCGGACAGCGCCAGAGGGCCTTCATAGCCCGCGCTCTGGCCCAGGACCCAGAGTTCTATATCTTCGACGAGCCCACCAGCTCGTTCGACCTGCGCAACCAGCTCGACACCATGCGCATCATGAGGAACATGATCCGCGAGAAGAACGCGTGCCTCATCGTTGCCCTTCACGACCTGAACCTGGCCATGCGGTATTCCGACCGCGTGATGGTCCTGAACGACAGCAAAGTCTATGACATCGGAACGCCCGAGAACGTGATAACGCCCAAGATGATCAAGGACGTCTACGGGGTCACGGCCGACATCGCGGAGGACCGGCACGGCCGGTTCGTTCGCTCCTACGACTCCGAAACGGACGCTATGGCAGACCGCGCTTGA
- a CDS encoding FecCD family ABC transporter permease, translated as MVNVQGGVDDLDAERERIVSVISGSLEHDLIEGHYDTSLRSKLLFISSMAALSVIAFVCSLAIGSVDIPFGDTLSVIGHHLFPAWISLPEAGWYDTIIMRERLPRTLLCLLTGVALASAGTVMQGLLRNPLVSPFTLGVSTAASFGAAIAIVFGSSLFGSAFYGTFDFLGFKMTVENIVLVIMSFVFGMLSILLVLRIAKKDASRSTLVLSGVVISYLFQAGISFSKYVSDDEALREITNWLMGGMWNATWGAIVILTPIVIPCVIYLEKLALDINSLSAGDEIAKNVGVDVGKLRNRGLIVSTLVASSCVAFAGVIGFIGLMAPHMCRMVMGNDTRYVLPASALLGAAILLFSDIVARTIVRPDQIPVGIILYLVGGAFFIWMVTRRKWRGKL; from the coding sequence ATGGTCAACGTTCAAGGAGGCGTGGACGATCTCGATGCCGAGCGAGAGCGCATCGTGTCGGTCATCAGCGGGAGCCTCGAGCACGATCTCATCGAAGGGCACTATGACACATCCCTAAGGAGCAAGCTGCTGTTCATATCCTCGATGGCCGCGCTGAGCGTGATCGCGTTCGTGTGCTCGCTGGCGATAGGCTCCGTCGACATCCCGTTCGGGGACACGCTGTCGGTCATCGGACACCACCTGTTCCCGGCCTGGATCTCCCTCCCTGAGGCGGGATGGTATGATACCATCATAATGAGGGAGCGCCTTCCGCGAACGCTCCTGTGCCTCCTGACCGGGGTGGCCTTGGCCTCCGCAGGCACCGTGATGCAGGGTCTGCTCAGGAACCCTCTGGTGAGCCCCTTCACGCTGGGCGTGTCGACCGCCGCGTCGTTCGGCGCGGCCATCGCCATAGTGTTCGGCTCATCCCTGTTCGGAAGCGCGTTCTACGGTACCTTCGACTTCCTGGGGTTCAAGATGACCGTGGAGAACATCGTCCTGGTCATAATGTCGTTCGTGTTCGGCATGCTCAGCATCCTGCTCGTGCTGAGGATCGCCAAGAAAGACGCGTCCCGCTCGACGCTGGTGCTGTCGGGGGTGGTCATCAGCTACCTTTTCCAGGCGGGAATATCTTTCTCGAAGTACGTGTCCGACGACGAGGCGCTTCGCGAGATAACGAACTGGCTGATGGGCGGGATGTGGAACGCCACATGGGGCGCCATCGTGATCCTGACCCCCATAGTCATACCGTGCGTGATATACCTGGAGAAGCTGGCCCTTGACATAAACAGCCTGTCGGCGGGGGACGAGATAGCCAAGAACGTCGGGGTGGACGTGGGGAAGCTCAGGAACCGCGGGTTGATCGTCAGCACTCTGGTGGCGTCCTCGTGCGTCGCATTCGCCGGGGTGATCGGGTTCATAGGCCTGATGGCGCCCCACATGTGCAGGATGGTCATGGGAAACGACACGCGTTACGTCCTTCCGGCGTCAGCGCTCTTGGGCGCGGCGATACTCCTGTTCTCGGATATCGTCGCCAGGACCATAGTGAGGCCTGACCAGATCCCGGTCGGCATAATCCTGTACCTGGTCGGAGGGGCGTTCTTCATCTGGATGGTCACCCGCAGGAAGTGGAGGGGCAAGCTATGA
- a CDS encoding ABC transporter substrate-binding protein, with translation MDKKVKILSIIVVAVIVVAAVSVAQHLNAGDGGDEDQGEKYTFTDAKGYKHSIATPISNVSVVHKYIPIFMKILGVEDQVAGLDSTYGMKFTEYFDNSFSIGDYSAPDGATMISHGSKVILTPVTMGLTNADALKEVGIEVIYIDLTDPYVIGDNLRLLINLFGATEAAQTNYSRYMELFNECQTFVDQFDLSDTKDKNFVLHMASSGFYQTHASAAVKVVESVSGKSYTRTIDPTVKDTVYFYQDPSVLINFDGRYTLDYLFLYSMDTPEQNYQQFLSSGENVDYTQLTCVKNKQVYALSTDCVNGALSCISRILYADAFGADVGDKAEEMVQAFNDAFGLHYSTENLIVEVA, from the coding sequence ATGGATAAGAAAGTGAAGATACTGTCCATCATAGTTGTTGCCGTCATCGTCGTAGCGGCAGTGTCAGTAGCGCAACATCTGAACGCAGGCGACGGCGGCGATGAGGATCAGGGAGAGAAGTATACATTCACCGACGCGAAGGGCTACAAGCACTCCATTGCAACGCCCATCTCGAACGTATCCGTGGTCCACAAGTACATACCGATCTTCATGAAGATCCTTGGCGTCGAGGACCAGGTCGCCGGACTGGATTCCACCTACGGCATGAAGTTCACGGAGTACTTTGACAACTCATTCTCCATAGGCGACTATTCCGCGCCGGACGGGGCCACCATGATCAGTCATGGTTCCAAGGTCATTCTTACCCCTGTCACCATGGGGCTTACCAACGCGGACGCGCTGAAAGAGGTGGGGATCGAGGTAATATACATCGATCTCACGGACCCGTACGTGATCGGCGATAATCTCAGGCTGCTCATCAATCTGTTCGGGGCGACAGAGGCGGCCCAAACCAACTACAGCAGGTACATGGAACTTTTCAACGAATGCCAGACTTTCGTTGATCAGTTCGATCTCAGCGACACCAAGGACAAGAACTTCGTGCTGCACATGGCCTCGTCGGGGTTCTACCAGACCCACGCATCCGCCGCCGTGAAGGTCGTCGAAAGCGTTTCCGGAAAGAGCTACACCCGCACCATCGACCCGACCGTCAAGGATACCGTGTACTTCTATCAGGATCCGTCCGTCCTTATCAACTTCGACGGCAGGTACACCCTGGACTACCTGTTCCTGTATAGCATGGACACTCCCGAGCAGAACTACCAGCAGTTCCTGTCCTCTGGGGAGAACGTAGACTACACACAACTTACATGCGTCAAGAACAAGCAAGTGTACGCCCTCTCCACGGATTGTGTCAACGGGGCGCTGTCCTGCATCTCCCGCATATTGTACGCGGACGCGTTCGGCGCCGATGTCGGCGACAAGGCGGAGGAGATGGTCCAGGCGTTCAACGACGCTTTCGGCCTGCACTACAGCACGGAGAACCTCATCGTAGAAGTGGCTTGA
- the hpt gene encoding hypoxanthine/guanine phosphoribosyltransferase, which translates to MLQRFKKSLADAPVIKVGKYDYFVHPMTDGIPRADPEVLDEVVKEMLRIGSFDCDVILAPEAMGIPIAVPLSLELRIPYSVIRKRGYSLPGEVRVDQQTGYSKGAMFVNGLSRGDRVAIVDDVLSTGGTLRAVVLALRSIGVEIVDVLVAVEKGNAKERLEAELGIGIKTLVKVEVRDGRLVVLT; encoded by the coding sequence GTGCTGCAGCGTTTCAAGAAGAGCCTGGCCGACGCCCCGGTCATCAAGGTGGGCAAGTACGACTACTTCGTTCACCCCATGACCGACGGCATCCCCCGCGCCGACCCCGAGGTGCTGGACGAGGTGGTAAAGGAGATGCTGCGGATAGGCAGCTTCGACTGCGACGTCATCCTCGCCCCCGAGGCCATGGGGATCCCCATCGCCGTCCCGCTGTCCCTGGAGCTGAGGATACCGTACAGCGTCATAAGGAAGCGCGGCTACTCGCTGCCCGGCGAAGTGCGGGTGGACCAGCAGACCGGGTACTCCAAGGGCGCCATGTTCGTCAACGGCCTGAGCAGGGGGGACCGCGTAGCCATAGTGGACGACGTTCTGTCGACCGGAGGGACCCTCAGGGCCGTGGTCCTCGCCCTCAGGAGCATCGGCGTGGAGATCGTCGACGTCCTGGTGGCGGTGGAGAAGGGCAACGCGAAGGAGAGGCTGGAGGCCGAGCTCGGCATCGGGATCAAGACATTGGTCAAGGTCGAGGTCCGAGACGGGCGGCTGGTCGTCCTCACTTGA
- a CDS encoding ABC transporter permease: protein MSMLSNIGPGALMVWRRNADVYLKTWKVNFLPSIFEPLLYLVAMGAGLGGLVVGLQYAGHDISYVRFLAPGLIAISIMYGGFFECTYGSFVRMHYQKTFDAIIATPVSIEDVIAGEILWGATKSFINSTIVLAVILLMGLTFFPSVLFTAGTLLLIPAFAFLGGLMFSSIAMIFTALVPNIDSFNYPFFLLVTPMFLLGGTFFPISQLGPAEPIAYFLPLTHVSILVRNMALGIGDSIWVYSTIYLVVLTLVTFFPALYLMKKRLIK, encoded by the coding sequence ATGAGCATGCTCTCCAACATCGGCCCCGGCGCGCTCATGGTGTGGAGGCGCAACGCCGACGTGTACCTCAAGACCTGGAAGGTCAACTTCCTGCCGTCCATCTTCGAGCCGCTGCTGTACCTGGTGGCCATGGGGGCGGGGCTGGGCGGACTGGTGGTGGGGCTGCAGTACGCCGGCCACGACATCAGCTACGTGCGGTTCCTGGCGCCCGGCCTTATCGCCATATCCATCATGTACGGGGGGTTCTTCGAGTGCACCTACGGCTCGTTCGTGCGGATGCATTACCAGAAGACGTTCGACGCCATCATCGCCACTCCGGTGAGCATCGAGGACGTCATCGCCGGCGAGATATTGTGGGGGGCGACCAAGAGCTTCATCAACTCCACCATCGTGCTGGCGGTGATATTGCTGATGGGGCTGACCTTCTTCCCGTCGGTGCTGTTCACTGCGGGGACGCTCCTCCTGATCCCAGCGTTCGCGTTCCTGGGCGGGCTGATGTTCTCCTCCATCGCCATGATCTTCACCGCCCTGGTGCCCAACATCGACTCGTTCAACTACCCCTTCTTCCTGCTGGTCACCCCGATGTTCCTGCTGGGCGGTACTTTCTTCCCCATCTCTCAGCTCGGCCCGGCGGAACCCATCGCGTACTTCCTCCCGCTCACCCACGTCAGCATACTGGTGAGGAACATGGCCCTGGGCATCGGCGACTCCATTTGGGTCTACTCGACCATCTACTTGGTGGTGCTGACGCTGGTCACGTTCTTCCCCGCGCTGTACCTGATGAAGAAGCGGCTCATCAAGTGA